AATTTTCTGAGCTTTTGCCATGTCTTCAGGAGTATTTACATTCATCAAAGAATCTGGGTTGGCGGGTTTCAGAATCAATGTATCACTATTGATCAGGACTTTTCTTGGACATGTATTTCCTATTCCTAAAAAATTGAGGAGCAAAGGATAGCTTTTGGGTTCCCAAATGGTGATGAGTGGTTCTGGCAAACCATCAAATGGGCTTTCATATGTGGTTGCTGCTTTTTCCGGGTCTCTGGATTGTATCAGAAATTCTAATGAATTTTTATCCAGTAAAGGAAGGTCACACGCTACTACCAGCCATGCTTTATCTCTCTGAGAACGCAATGCAGAAAGAATTCCGCCAAACGGCCCCATATTTAGAAAAGTATCGGTAAGGGCATTGTATTCCGGATTGAAGTTGCCCAGCTGATCCTGTCTGCAGGAAATAAAAACTTCATCACAAAAAGGAGTCAGAAGATCCGCCGCGAAGTATCTCTGTTCTTTTCCGTGCCAGTTGATTTTATCTTTAGGGTTTCCCATTCGCACGCTTTTTCCGCCTGCCAGTACCAGCCCGTTGAGTTTCGGGAAATCAGTCTCTTTTGAAATCATTTTTTCCTCCTGTTTTTTCAATTAGCTTTATTTCTTTTACTGTAATGTCGTGGCTCATGGCCTTACACATATCATAAATTGTAAGGGCTGCAACGGAGGCTCCTGTAAGTGCTTCCATTTCAATCCCTGTTTTAGCCACCACTTCAGCAGTACAATAGATTTCCACTTCGTTTTGAGCATTAATTTCAATATCTATTTCGCAGTTATCCATACCAATCGGGTGACAAAGCGGGATAAGATCACCTGTCTTTTTTGCAGCCATTATTCCGGCAATGATTGCTGTTTGAAATACGGATCCCTTTTTCGTTTTAAAATCATCTTTCCGGAGCGTGGCAAGAATATTTTCCGGCAGCGAAACTATCGCTCTGGCAACAGCTTTACGGTGCGTAATTTTTTTTCCGCCTACATTTACCATACCCGGCTGTTCTTTTTTATTTAGATGTGAAAAGTCTGTCATGATTCAAATTAAAAATTATATTTCCAGATTTTATAGACTTCGCCTTTTTTAAATTCGGTTTTTTCCAGGGGAAGTTCCATGAAGGCATGGGTTTCTGCAAGATGGGAAAAATCTCCGGAACCGTTGGTATTTATTGACTCTGCTATTAATTGTCCTGATTGATTGATGCTGAGTTTTACCTGAGCAAAATACTGCAGCGGAAAAGGAACCTCTAAATTGTTCTGCAAAACAGCATACTGATTTGTAGTAGAAATTTCCAAAGATCTTTCCAGCCAAGGAATAAAATACCGGTGCAGACACATAAATACGGAAACAGGATTTCCGGGAAAGGCGAAAATTAATTTTTCATTTTGGCTTTTTCCAAACCAGAAGGGCTTTCCGGGTCTTTGTTTTATTTTGTGAAAGAGTTTTTCTACCCCAAGTTCTTCACAGGCTTTCGGGAGATAATCAAATTTTCCCATAGAAACTCCGCCGCTCATGATCAGAATATCGTACACTTCAATGCATTGGGAAAGTTCTTTTTTAATGAATTCAAAATCATCATTCCAATGCAATAAATCTGCTTTGATTTTATATTTTTCTAAAACAGATTGTATGGTAATTCCGTTGGAACGTCTTAGTTGGAAAAATGTAGGAGTAGTTTCGGGAGGAACCATTTCGTCTCCGGTGGAAATAATAACCACTTTGGGAAGCTTTTTCACGGATACAATTGTTTTTCCAACAGATACGGCAATTCCAAGAATGGCAGGCGTAATAATTTCACCTGCTTTTACCAGTATTTCATTGGCTTTTTTATCTCTTCCTTTTACATGGATATTCTGCCCTTTTTTGATGTCAATATTAATCTTTGCAATTGTATGGTCAATTGAAATATCTTCATAACGGATAACGGTGTCCATTGAAGAATGAAGGGCTGCACCCGTCATTATTTCAAGGCATTCGTTTTCATTGTCTACAGGAATGGGAGTTTCTCCGGCGGCCTGTACAGCTTTGATGGTAAAAGCTCTGGTTCCTTTTTCGTATGCTTTAAAACTGATGGCAATTCCGTCTACTGTTGGCCTGTCAAAAGGAGGCAGGTCACGGTCTGCGGTAATATTTTCCGCTAAAACTCTTCCCAATGCATTTTCATAGGATATTTCTTCCGTTCCAAAGTTTTTTATCTGAGAAAATATGATTTCCTCTGCCTGTTGTACGCTGATCATTTCCATAATTAACCTCCTATTGTTGCCATTGACTGATGAATCTGCGAAGAGTTCAGACTCAATTTTTCAGCTTCCCATCCGTCTTTTGGCTTTTTATGTATGGCGCTGATAATGATGTTCTTCAGTTCAATATCTGTTTTTCCAGCCCGTATTTCATCTTTCAGATTGATTCCGCCGCCCTCGTATAAGCAGGTTCTGAGGATTCCGGATGGTGTGATTCTTATTCTGTTGCAGTCTCCACAAAATGAGCGTGTATACGCTGCAATGATTCCGATACCACCCATAAAACCTGGAATCTTATAATTGTATGAAGTTGAACCTTGAGGATCTTCTGTCTTTTGAATTTCGTGGAAGTGTTCTTTGATGTGATGATAAATCTGGGTGAAATTCCATTTTAGAGAAACATTCGTATCGCTGCCGTTAAAAGGCATTTCTTCAATAAATCGGACATCTACAGGAAGATCTTTTGTAAGTGTTACCAGTGGAATAATATCTTCAATATTCTGCCCCTCCATCACTACGGTATTGATTTTTACTTTGATATTGTGCTGCAATAAGCGATCAAATGTCTTCATCACTTTATCAAAACTATTTCTCCGTGTAATTTTGAAAAAACGGTCGCTGTCAAGTGTATCTAGACTTAGATTGACAGAGCGTATTCCATATTTTTTTAATTGCGGAATATACTGATCAGTAAGAAGACCGTTGGTTGTAATACTGAGATCACTCAAACCATGTAATTGTGATATTTTCCGAATAAGCTCAATGCTGTTTTTTCTCACGAAAGGCTCGCCTCCTGTAATCCTGATTTTATCCACTCCCATATCTGTAAATACAGAACAGATTCTGAGCATTTCCTCATCGGTCATCAGTTCATCTTGTTTGATCCAGCTAAGACCTTTTTCCGGCATACAATAGGTACAGCGGAGATTACACCGGTCTACAACAGCAAGCCTGAGATAATTAATGCGCCTTCCAAATTGATCTGTCAACATTTTAAATACAATGAGTCTTATACAAATATACTGAATGAAGTAAATTCATTTCAGTATTTATTGGCCAAATCTCATAAAAAATAAAAATCTTACAATAGGGTTGTAAGATTTTCTTGGAATATTTTATGGATTAGATTTCACAGCATCATACATCATTGAGTTTCTCTGCTGATCTGTATAATCATATTTGTAGTTATAAAATGAGGATTCCCAGTCTCCGTAACTCACATTCGGGATGATAATGAATTTCTTTCCAAAGTCATCTGCGGAATTTTTTACGGCTGAAGAACGTTCTGTTTCAGATTTTTTGTCAAACAGATCAGAGAAATCGGCAAGATTATCGCCCAGAAGCAAAACGATATTATAATTTTTAGCAATGTCTTTTCTGCGGGTTTCCTTACTGCTTTCTTTTGATCTTAAAATAAGGTTGGTATCACTTTGAACAGGGAAATTGTATTTCTTTAAATTCTTCAGAGTTCCTTCACGTTCCTGCTCAACACGGTTGGTCACATAGAAAACCTGAATCCCTTTGCTTGCAGCATACTGATAAAACTTCTGAGAACCTGTAAGTGGAGTAGCGATTCCTTTTGCCGTCCATTCTTCCCATGTTTTCTGATCGTAATTCTTCCCCATTTTTGAGCGTTCCACAGCGTAATAAGAATTGTCTAAAAAGGTTTCATCAATATCGGAAACGATGGCTAAAGGTTTGTCTGATTTCTGCGCTAAAGCCTGATCCAGACGGAGTGTTGCAATATTGTACGCCTGAAGGCACAATGCTTCATATTCTGCTGCTCTTTGCTGATAAAATGCAGCATATATTTTTCCGTCACGTCCAAGGTTTTGATAAGGAGTTTCTTCCGTGGAAGTCTTTGCAACCGGAGCTGCCGTTGTACACGATATAACCGAAACAAGGAAACAGCCTGCAATAATGAGATTAAAATTTTTCATTGAATTTGAATAGGAAAGACAAAATTATGACAATTTGATTGCATGGCAAATATTTTATGGAAGTAAAAAAGGAGACCGACTATAAGAACAAGCCAGCCTCCTAAAAATCAAATATATCTTTAAGAATTATTTTCGTTTATTCTCCTTTAAAATCAGGGTTTCTTTTTTCTACAAATGCGCTGATACCTTCGTTGTGATCCTTCGTGTCAAATAATTCTCCGAATAAAACAGCTTCCTGTCGTAAGCCATCAGTAATATGTAATTCCGTACCTGTGTTCAGTGATTGTTTTGCTTTTGCTACGGCTACAGGACCTCTTGAGGCTATTATTTGAGCTAATTTGTGAGCTTCATTCAATAATTCTTCAGGAGCAATCACACGGTTTACAAAACCTAGTTCTTTACAGGCTTCTGCTGAGTAAAATTCACCTGAGAATATCATTTCTCTTGCTTTGTACAATCCAATAGCTCTCGGTAAGCGCTGTGTTCCTCCAAAACAAGGCAATAATCCAAGGGTAACTTCCGGTAATCCGAATTTTGCTTTTTCACTGGCTAAGATGATGTCACAGGCCAAAGCGAGCTCGCATCCTCCGCCTAATGCAAAACCGTTAACTGCTGCTATCACGGGGAAGGGGAATGCTTCAATAGAATTGAAAGCGGTTTGAGCCATCAACGAAAATTCTGTAGCTTGTTTTGGAGTCATACCTTGCATGGATTTAATGTCGGCACCAGCAACAAAAGCTTTTTCCCCGGATCCGGTAATGATTAAAACCCGGATATCTTTATTGGATTGGATTTGATCTGCGAATGATTTCAATTCATTTAAAACCGTTTCATTTAAAGCATTTAAAGCCTGCGGGCGGTTGATGGTTAAGGTTCCGACATGTCCTTCCTGCTGGTATAGTAATGTTTCAAAATTCATGATTACTGATGTTTGTTTAAAAATTGAATGATGCTTGAAAAATCACTTGTGCCATTTCCGGCTTCACTCCAGATTCTGTAAAGGTTTAAGGCTGCATTTCCCAATGGGGTAGAGGTTCTGGTTTCCAGTCCGGCTTCCGCTGCCAATCCTAAATCTTTTGTCATCAGATCCACCGCGAATCCTCCTGAGTATTCTCTTGAAGACGGAGCATTTTCCATCACTCCTGGATACGGATTGTAAACTTCCAGCGACCAGTTTCTCCCGGAACTTTTCTGCATAATTTCACTTAATATTTTAGGTTCTAATCCGTGACGGACTCCTAAATTAATGGCTTCAGAGGTTCCAATCATGTGTATAGCCAGCAGCATATTATTACAGATTTTTGCTACCTGTCCAGCCCCGGAATCCCCGGCATGGAAGATATTCTGTCCCATGCATTTTAGTATCGGTCTGGCCTTTTCATAGTCTTTGGTTTTACCGCCAACAATAAAGGTTAATGTTCCTGCCTGTGCTCCTGCAGTACCACCGGAAACAGGTGCATCGATCATTTTGCATCCCTTTGTAGCAGCCAGTTCAGCAACAGAGCGGGCAGTGACTGCATCAATAGTACTGCTGTCAATGATCAGTGTATCATGTTTCAGCTGACTGATGAATTCTTCGGAATAGAGCTCAGCAACGTGTTTGCCAGACGGAAGCATTGAAATAATAATATCCGCGTTTTTCGCCGCTGCTACAGCTGAATCAGAGATCTGTCCGCCTGCTGAAACTAATATTTGCAAAGCTGATTGTGAAAGATCAAATCCGGTAACGTTATGACCTTTCTTTATAAGGTTGATGGCCATGGGACCACCCATATTTCCTAATCCTATAAATGCGATATTTGACATAATTAATCTTTTTTTCCTAAGTTTTTTAATGGATGTTCTTCATGAGGCCAAAGCGGAGCAAAATAGCTGTCTACCCATTCTTTAGTTATATCACTGAATGTAGCAGGATGCCATTTTGGAGACAAATCTTTATCTACTAGTAAAGCTCTTACCCCTTCTGCAAAATCTGGATGAATACAGCATTGGCAGGATAAGTTTAATTCTGATTGAAAGACTTCTTCCAGACTTAAATTTTCACCTTCTTTCAATTGCCTGAAGATGATGTGTGCTGAGCTTGGCGAGCCTGCTTCAAAGCTTTTTATTCCTGTATTGATCCATTCATCTTTATCAGGATATTGCAGTAAAATTTCTTTAAATGCTTCCAAAGAATCCATTCCTTCAAACTTTTTAATAAATGAATGATGGATTTGTGCCTGTGATTCGGGAGTATCTGTTTCTTTGGAGATATTTTCCAGGATTACGGAAACTGTTTGATGGTTATTTCCATTCCACTGAGCCTGGTTAAGATCATCCAGGAGTTTTTCTTTTGAACTGGAAGAAACGTAATAATCTGCCAATCCTAAGAATTTACAGTCGGCTCCTTCTAATCTGGCACCCGTTAATCCTAGATAAATTCCATAAGCGGAAGGCATTTTATTTAAAAACCACGTACCGCCAACGTCAGGATATAAACCGATGGTAATTTCAGGCATTGCGAGTTTACTTCTTTCTGTAACAATACGATGGGATGCCCCAACCATAATTCCGATGCCGCCACCCATCACAATTCCATGTCCCCAGACAATAATGGGTTTCGGATACGTGTGAATAGCATAATCTACCTGATATTCCTTTAAAAAGAAATCGAAACACGGCTGAGGTATTTGTGTCCCATCAATGCTTTGCTGTTCAATAATAGCATTGTGAAGTTTTCTTACATCTCCTCCGGCACAAAGGGCTTTTTCACCTGCTCCCTGAATAAACAGACAGGCTATTTCATCGGATGTTTTCCAGTTTTCCAAAACAGTTTTCAGTTCTTCAATCATTTCTAATGAAAGCGAATTGAGTGTTTTTTCGGAATTCAGGGTGATGATCCCGACTTTATTTTTTATTTCTGTTAGTACTAAACTCATTTTTAATCTTTTGAATTAACGGATTTGTATCATGGCTCCTTCTTCTAAAATTTTTCTGGAGATCACCAGTTTCATAATTTCGTTGGTTCCTTCTACTATCTGATGTACTCTGGCATCACGCATAAGGCGTTCCACCGGAAAATCCTGTGTACATCCATATCCGCCTAATATCTGTAATGCTTCATTACAAATATTGAAGCACATATCGGTAGCCAGGCGTTTTGCCATAGCACAGTAAGTAGTAGCATTTGTGTCTTTAGAATCTAATTTGAAAGCAGCTAAATGAACCATCTGGCGGGCTGCTACAAGTTCTGTCGCCATATCAGCGATTTTAAACTGCAGCGACTGAAACTGTGCCAGTGATTTGCCGAACTGCCTTCTTTCATGCATATACTTTCTAGCTTGATTAATAGCTCCCTGTGCCGCTCCTACAGAACACGTTCCGATATTGATGCGGCCACCATCCAGACCTTTCAATGCTATTTTAAAGCCTTGTCCCAATTCTCCCAAGAGGTATTTTTCATCTACTTCTACCTGATCAAAGAAGACAAAGCGTGTCGGCTGGGTATTCCAACCTAATTTTTTCTCTTTTTCTCCGAAACTGATTCCTTTAGAATTGGCTGGAACGACAAAAGCACTGATTCCTTTGGGACCGGAATCTCCTGTATGGACTATTACAATGAGTATATCACTTTCGCCTGCCCCGGAGATGAATGCTTTTGTCCCGTTAATGATGTATTTGTTCCCATTTTTTATTGCCGTTGTTTTTAAAGCTGCTGCATCTGAACCGGAGCCCGGCTCAGTAAGACAATAGGATCCTAATAATATTCCTGATGACAAATCCGGACATAATTGTTTTCTGATTTCATCATTCCCAAATTCATCAATCATCCATGAAACCATATTGTGTATGGTAATGTAGGCGGTAGTGGAAGGACAGGCTGCAGCGAGTTCTTCAAATATAATGCTGGCATCTAATCGCGATAATCCCAGACCTCCGGCATCTTCGCTGGTATAAACACCGCAGAAACCCAGTTCTCCGGCTTTTGCGATGGCTTCCCTCGGAAATATCTTCTGGGAATCCCATTCCGAAGCATAAGGTGCCAGTTCTTTATCGGCAAATCTTCTTGCGGCATCCTGAAACGCCAGTTGATCTTGATTTAGGTTGAATTCCATAGAAAACTTATTTTAAACTGATGGTCATATTCAGATCGCCTACAGGAATGTCTTCTTCAAACCAACGGGCTGTAATCGTTTTGGTTTCCGTGTAAAAACGAACACCTTGTTTTCCGTAAGAATGCAGGTCGCCAAAGAATGATTTTCTCCATCCTGTAAAAGAGAAAAACGGTAATGGAACAGGAATCGGAAGGTTTACTCCAATTTGTCCCACTTCAATTTCATGCTGGAATTTTCTTGCTGCTGCTCCTGAGTTGGTAAAGATTGAAGTTCCGTTTCCATAAGGATTAGCATTGATTATTTTAACAGCTTCATCCAGTGTTTCTGCTTTCATAAGTAATAGGGCTGGCCCGAAAATTTCATCTTTGTAAATATTCATATCCGTAGATACATTATTGAATAACGTTGCTCCTACAAAGTATCCGTTTTCATAGCCTTCCACTTTACAGTTGCTGCCATCCAGCAATACTTCGGCTCCCTGGTCGTAAGCACTTTTAATTAACCTTACAACCTTATCTTTTGATTGTTTGTTGATGAGAGGACCAAAGGCAGCAGAATCATCAGACCAAACTCCAGGTTTAATCGTACTTAAAGCTTTTTGATATCATCCACCCAATTTTGAGCTTCACCCACCAAAACGGCTACACTGATGGCCATACAACGCTGTCCGGCTGCTCCGCAGGAAGCTCCTACGAGATTGTTTATCACCTGTTCTTTATTGGCGTCCGGCATTACTACCATGTGGTTTTTTGCGCCGCCAAAAGCCTGAACTCTTTTCAGATTATCGGTTCCTGTACGATAAACATGTTCCGCTACAGGAACTGAGCCTACAAATGAAATTGCTTTGATTTCCAGATGATTCAGAATATGATTGACCTGGTCTTTGGAACCGTGAACAATATTCAGAACTCCTTTAGGAAAACCTGCTTCCAGAAATAACTCAGCCATTTTCATAGAAGTCATAGGTGTTTGCTCTGAAGGTTTTAAAATGAAGGTATTTCCACAGGCAATCGCTATTGGAAACATCCATAAAGGAATCATTGCAGGAAAGTTGAAAGGGGTAATCCCTGCACAGACGCCAAGGGGCTGAATATAGCTGTAGGTATCAACACCTCTTGCTACATTTTCTACCGTTTCTCCCATCATAAGTGTCGGAATGTTGCAGGCATGTTCTACCACTTCAATTCCACGCCATACATCTCCCATGGCATCAGGGAATGTTTTTCCGTTTTCTTGGGAAAGAATTTTGGCAATTTCTTTTTGATTTTCTTTTAAAAGCTGCTGGTATTTTAGAAAGAATCTGGCTCTTTCCGGGGTAGCGACTTCTTTCCATATTTTGAAAGCTTCTTTAGCGGATTCTATAGCCTGATCTATTTCAGATAATTCCGTTAAAGGGACTTCTGCAAGAATTTCCTGGGTAGCTGGATTTTCTACAGGAAGATGCTGTGTAGCTTTACTTTCTATAAAATCTCCGTTGATTAATATTTTTACTTTTTGTGACATGATTTTTAGATTGAGAGTGAAAAGCTGAGAGTGCATTTCATTTTCCACTCTCAACCTTTGAATTAGATTATATTACCAGAAGATCAACGAATTCGTTGACATCCAGATTAACAAGCGTATCGTATTCTAAAGAATTTTCTAATACAATTCTCTGTTGTTTTTCCGGGAAAATTCTGGCAAGATTTACTTTGTATTTCTTGATCAGTTCAGGAATTCCTTCATCTCTTCTGCGTTTGTGGCCAATTGGATATTCTACAACGATTTCTTCCAAGACTGTTCCATCGTTTAATTCTACCGTTAAAGCATTAGCAATGGAACGTTTTTCCGGATCATGATAATCTGTAGTAAACTGTACATCTTCCACACATTCAATTTTATCACGAAGGATGTCAATTCTTGGATCTGATGCCACATTATCTTCATAATCTGCAGCAGTCAGTCTTCCGAAAATCAATGGAACTGCTACCATGTACTGAATAGCATGGTCACGGTCAGCAGGGTTGTTTAGCGGACCTTTTTTATCAATGATACGAATGCAGGCTTCGTGGGTACGGATGGTTATTTTCTTGATATCTTCAGCGGATTTTCCTGATTCTTTTAACTGATGATGTAACGTGATTGCTGCTTCTACAGCCGTTTGAGAGTGGAATTCTGCCGGGAAAGAGATTTTGAACAGTACATTTTCCATAACATAAGAACCATATTCTCTCTGGAATTTGAATTCATTTCCTTTGAAAGATACATCATAGAATCCCCATGTTTTTGCGGTTAGTACGGACGGATAGCCCATTTCACCTGTTTG
The nucleotide sequence above comes from Chryseobacterium sp. 7. Encoded proteins:
- a CDS encoding acyl-CoA dehydrogenase family protein, with the translated sequence MEFNLNQDQLAFQDAARRFADKELAPYASEWDSQKIFPREAIAKAGELGFCGVYTSEDAGGLGLSRLDASIIFEELAAACPSTTAYITIHNMVSWMIDEFGNDEIRKQLCPDLSSGILLGSYCLTEPGSGSDAAALKTTAIKNGNKYIINGTKAFISGAGESDILIVIVHTGDSGPKGISAFVVPANSKGISFGEKEKKLGWNTQPTRFVFFDQVEVDEKYLLGELGQGFKIALKGLDGGRINIGTCSVGAAQGAINQARKYMHERRQFGKSLAQFQSLQFKIADMATELVAARQMVHLAAFKLDSKDTNATTYCAMAKRLATDMCFNICNEALQILGGYGCTQDFPVERLMRDARVHQIVEGTNEIMKLVISRKILEEGAMIQIR
- the mmsA gene encoding CoA-acylating methylmalonate-semialdehyde dehydrogenase; protein product: MSQKVKILINGDFIESKATQHLPVENPATQEILAEVPLTELSEIDQAIESAKEAFKIWKEVATPERARFFLKYQQLLKENQKEIAKILSQENGKTFPDAMGDVWRGIEVVEHACNIPTLMMGETVENVARGVDTYSYIQPLGVCAGITPFNFPAMIPLWMFPIAIACGNTFILKPSEQTPMTSMKMAELFLEAGFPKGVLNIVHGSKDQVNHILNHLEIKAISFVGSVPVAEHVYRTGTDNLKRVQAFGGAKNHMVVMPDANKEQVINNLVGASCGAAGQRCMAISVAVLVGEAQNWVDDIKKL
- a CDS encoding enoyl-CoA hydratase/isomerase family protein, whose protein sequence is MNFETLLYQQEGHVGTLTINRPQALNALNETVLNELKSFADQIQSNKDIRVLIITGSGEKAFVAGADIKSMQGMTPKQATEFSLMAQTAFNSIEAFPFPVIAAVNGFALGGGCELALACDIILASEKAKFGLPEVTLGLLPCFGGTQRLPRAIGLYKAREMIFSGEFYSAEACKELGFVNRVIAPEELLNEAHKLAQIIASRGPVAVAKAKQSLNTGTELHITDGLRQEAVLFGELFDTKDHNEGISAFVEKRNPDFKGE
- a CDS encoding NTP transferase domain-containing protein, which translates into the protein MISKETDFPKLNGLVLAGGKSVRMGNPKDKINWHGKEQRYFAADLLTPFCDEVFISCRQDQLGNFNPEYNALTDTFLNMGPFGGILSALRSQRDKAWLVVACDLPLLDKNSLEFLIQSRDPEKAATTYESPFDGLPEPLITIWEPKSYPLLLNFLGIGNTCPRKVLINSDTLILKPANPDSLMNVNTPEDMAKAQKILRK
- a CDS encoding 5'-nucleotidase, lipoprotein e(P4) family; protein product: MKNFNLIIAGCFLVSVISCTTAAPVAKTSTEETPYQNLGRDGKIYAAFYQQRAAEYEALCLQAYNIATLRLDQALAQKSDKPLAIVSDIDETFLDNSYYAVERSKMGKNYDQKTWEEWTAKGIATPLTGSQKFYQYAASKGIQVFYVTNRVEQEREGTLKNLKKYNFPVQSDTNLILRSKESSKETRRKDIAKNYNIVLLLGDNLADFSDLFDKKSETERSSAVKNSADDFGKKFIIIPNVSYGDWESSFYNYKYDYTDQQRNSMMYDAVKSNP
- a CDS encoding enoyl-CoA hydratase/isomerase family protein, with the protein product MSLVLTEIKNKVGIITLNSEKTLNSLSLEMIEELKTVLENWKTSDEIACLFIQGAGEKALCAGGDVRKLHNAIIEQQSIDGTQIPQPCFDFFLKEYQVDYAIHTYPKPIIVWGHGIVMGGGIGIMVGASHRIVTERSKLAMPEITIGLYPDVGGTWFLNKMPSAYGIYLGLTGARLEGADCKFLGLADYYVSSSSKEKLLDDLNQAQWNGNNHQTVSVILENISKETDTPESQAQIHHSFIKKFEGMDSLEAFKEILLQYPDKDEWINTGIKSFEAGSPSSAHIIFRQLKEGENLSLEEVFQSELNLSCQCCIHPDFAEGVRALLVDKDLSPKWHPATFSDITKEWVDSYFAPLWPHEEHPLKNLGKKD
- a CDS encoding bifunctional 2-methylcitrate dehydratase/aconitate hydratase gives rise to the protein MSSHISNERPQPDQVLTDIADYVLTYEIKNDLAWKTAHYCLLDTIGCGLEALTYPACTKLLGPIVKGTVVPNGAKVPGTQFQLDPVQAAFNIGAIIRWLDFNDTWLAAEWGHPSDNLGGILATADWLSRTNIAEGKAPLKMKQVLEAMIMAHEIQGVIALENSFNKVGLDHVLLVKLASTAVVGKLIGLTRDELINAISLAFVDGQSLRTYRHAPNTGSRKSWAAGDATSRAVRLALIAQTGEMGYPSVLTAKTWGFYDVSFKGNEFKFQREYGSYVMENVLFKISFPAEFHSQTAVEAAITLHHQLKESGKSAEDIKKITIRTHEACIRIIDKKGPLNNPADRDHAIQYMVAVPLIFGRLTAADYEDNVASDPRIDILRDKIECVEDVQFTTDYHDPEKRSIANALTVELNDGTVLEEIVVEYPIGHKRRRDEGIPELIKKYKVNLARIFPEKQQRIVLENSLEYDTLVNLDVNEFVDLLVI
- the moaC gene encoding cyclic pyranopterin monophosphate synthase MoaC; this encodes MTDFSHLNKKEQPGMVNVGGKKITHRKAVARAIVSLPENILATLRKDDFKTKKGSVFQTAIIAGIMAAKKTGDLIPLCHPIGMDNCEIDIEINAQNEVEIYCTAEVVAKTGIEMEALTGASVAALTIYDMCKAMSHDITVKEIKLIEKTGGKNDFKRD
- the mmsB gene encoding 3-hydroxyisobutyrate dehydrogenase, with the translated sequence MSNIAFIGLGNMGGPMAINLIKKGHNVTGFDLSQSALQILVSAGGQISDSAVAAAKNADIIISMLPSGKHVAELYSEEFISQLKHDTLIIDSSTIDAVTARSVAELAATKGCKMIDAPVSGGTAGAQAGTLTFIVGGKTKDYEKARPILKCMGQNIFHAGDSGAGQVAKICNNMLLAIHMIGTSEAINLGVRHGLEPKILSEIMQKSSGRNWSLEVYNPYPGVMENAPSSREYSGGFAVDLMTKDLGLAAEAGLETRTSTPLGNAALNLYRIWSEAGNGTSDFSSIIQFLNKHQ
- a CDS encoding molybdopterin molybdotransferase MoeA, whose translation is MEMISVQQAEEIIFSQIKNFGTEEISYENALGRVLAENITADRDLPPFDRPTVDGIAISFKAYEKGTRAFTIKAVQAAGETPIPVDNENECLEIMTGAALHSSMDTVIRYEDISIDHTIAKINIDIKKGQNIHVKGRDKKANEILVKAGEIITPAILGIAVSVGKTIVSVKKLPKVVIISTGDEMVPPETTPTFFQLRRSNGITIQSVLEKYKIKADLLHWNDDFEFIKKELSQCIEVYDILIMSGGVSMGKFDYLPKACEELGVEKLFHKIKQRPGKPFWFGKSQNEKLIFAFPGNPVSVFMCLHRYFIPWLERSLEISTTNQYAVLQNNLEVPFPLQYFAQVKLSINQSGQLIAESINTNGSGDFSHLAETHAFMELPLEKTEFKKGEVYKIWKYNF
- a CDS encoding aldehyde dehydrogenase family protein gives rise to the protein MKPGVWSDDSAAFGPLINKQSKDKVVRLIKSAYDQGAEVLLDGSNCKVEGYENGYFVGATLFNNVSTDMNIYKDEIFGPALLLMKAETLDEAVKIINANPYGNGTSIFTNSGAAARKFQHEIEVGQIGVNLPIPVPLPFFSFTGWRKSFFGDLHSYGKQGVRFYTETKTITARWFEEDIPVGDLNMTISLK
- the moaA gene encoding GTP 3',8-cyclase MoaA: MLTDQFGRRINYLRLAVVDRCNLRCTYCMPEKGLSWIKQDELMTDEEMLRICSVFTDMGVDKIRITGGEPFVRKNSIELIRKISQLHGLSDLSITTNGLLTDQYIPQLKKYGIRSVNLSLDTLDSDRFFKITRRNSFDKVMKTFDRLLQHNIKVKINTVVMEGQNIEDIIPLVTLTKDLPVDVRFIEEMPFNGSDTNVSLKWNFTQIYHHIKEHFHEIQKTEDPQGSTSYNYKIPGFMGGIGIIAAYTRSFCGDCNRIRITPSGILRTCLYEGGGINLKDEIRAGKTDIELKNIIISAIHKKPKDGWEAEKLSLNSSQIHQSMATIGG